TCCAGGTTGGCCGACTGGTCGACCACCTCCAGGCCGGGCAGCAGCGCCAGCGCCCGGAACAGCGCGGCCCGCAGCTCGGCGGGCACCTTGCCGCTGCGCAGCAGGTCGGAGGCGAGGACCAGCGCCTCCTGGTGGTCGCTGGACCCGCGTCCCCGACCGTCCGCGAGCAGGCGCTCCAGCAACGCCTCCGGCGCGCGGGGCAGGCCGGCCAGGAACCGGGCGTTGGGCTGCTGCCACGCCCCCGGGTCCTCCTGGCACTGCCGGTCGCACCGGCCACGCACCTCGTTCTGCATTGCGGGCCGCAGGTCCACCCCGGCGCTCCGCGCCTGCTCCTCGGTGCCGACCAACCAGTCCCGCCGACCGGTGTCCCGGGGGCGGACCAGGTACTCCTCGCCCTCGACCGCGGGCAGCCACACCTCCAGGACCTCCTCGCCCAGCCACCGGAAGTCCTGCCCGCCCTGCCGGGCCTGCACCGCCGACCGGCCGCGGCTGATCGCGTACCGGTACTGACCGGGGCCCAGCACCGGATCAGTCGTCGTGATCGCGTCCGCCGCCCTGGTCAACGCCTGCGCCGCCTCGGCGGTCGCGGGCGTCGGGCCACCGAGCGCCACCTGGGCCAGCACCCCGCCCACGGCCAGCGCGGCGACGCCCGCGGCGACACCCCACCAGCGCCGCGCCGGCCTGCCCGCCGGCCGTCCGGCCGCGGTGAGCGCCAGCACCTTCTCCCGATTGGCGGCGAAGCTCTCCTCGGTCATCGGAGCCGTGTCACCGCGCACGTCCCGCACGACGTGGTCCATCTCGTCCTCACGCATCGCGCGCCTCCTCGGTCCTCAGCTTCGTCCTGGCCCTGTGCAGACGCGTCCGCACCGTCTGCTCCTTGATCTTCAACACCTCCGCGACCTCCGCCGCGGTCAACTCGCCCCACGCCACGAGCAGCAGCACGTCACGCTCCTCCGCGCGCAGCCCCGCAATGGCCTCCGCCATCCGCCGGGCGCGCACGTCCGCGTCCACGCTCTCCGCGACCCGGTGGTCGACCTCGTCCTGGGTGGACCGGCGCCCACCGTCCCGCGCCCAGGCCCGCAGCCGGGTCTCCTCGGAGCGGTGGTGCCGCCGCAGCAGGTTGGTGGCTATCCCGTACAACCACGCCTTGGGCCCGGCGCGGTTCGGGTCGAACCCCTCCCGCTGCTCCCAGGCGGCCAGGAAAACGTCGGCCACGAGGTCGTCGGCCACCGCCGTCCCGGCCCGCCGGGCCAGGTAGTGGTGCAGCGGGCGGGCATGGGCGTCGTACCAGGCTGCCAGCGCTTCCGGCCCATCCAGCCGCTCCACCGGGGGACTCCTCCTGCGCGCCGCTGGGACGCTGTCGGTTCGCACGGAACTGATTGCCACTCGCCACCGCGAGCGTTCCCGCTCCCGTTCCCCCAGGAGTTCGTTGTCGTCGTGCCCGATCCTGCATGCCCGGCCGGTCGGCAAAGGCCCCAAGTGGTGAAACAACGCACCACCACAGCTAAATTGTTAGCGCTCACCCGATGTCGGTGTCATCGAATCATCACCAAGGCAGCC
This genomic window from Saccharothrix sp. HUAS TT1 contains:
- a CDS encoding CU044_5270 family protein; protein product: MREDEMDHVVRDVRGDTAPMTEESFAANREKVLALTAAGRPAGRPARRWWGVAAGVAALAVGGVLAQVALGGPTPATAEAAQALTRAADAITTTDPVLGPGQYRYAISRGRSAVQARQGGQDFRWLGEEVLEVWLPAVEGEEYLVRPRDTGRRDWLVGTEEQARSAGVDLRPAMQNEVRGRCDRQCQEDPGAWQQPNARFLAGLPRAPEALLERLLADGRGRGSSDHQEALVLASDLLRSGKVPAELRAALFRALALLPGLEVVDQSANLDGRRGVALAVTDGDGRQEVIVDPATGEFIGDRRVLTESDGSLPAGTVVESSSVTTAVVDGIGVRP
- a CDS encoding RNA polymerase sigma factor — protein: MERLDGPEALAAWYDAHARPLHHYLARRAGTAVADDLVADVFLAAWEQREGFDPNRAGPKAWLYGIATNLLRRHHRSEETRLRAWARDGGRRSTQDEVDHRVAESVDADVRARRMAEAIAGLRAEERDVLLLVAWGELTAAEVAEVLKIKEQTVRTRLHRARTKLRTEEARDA